A stretch of DNA from Cryptomeria japonica chromosome 4, Sugi_1.0, whole genome shotgun sequence:
aacaacgcgacaagtcgcattgtctcaaagaggggcaaaatgtagacacctaaaattgtctagtctaattaaataaatattttatttatttaattatctaagcctaattcttctattaattaaataaatccttatttatttaattaattcatttatcatcttcaaaccttatttctcatttaaataaatagatttatttatttaaattatccttttcctaaattaaataaatatttttatttatttaattatcctacttcttctattaattaaataaatctttatttatttaattaattcattatctttttccacacatgacacatgtcattcatctcttaattcctacactacctacctctttcattattttactatttcttctacctaccctctaatcctagccgacctcctttttacacctctcaatcttatccctccatttcatattgtgtcttctatttaaggagatgccttcttcattatcaaaccctaatgactaatcttgaagacttgactacactacgattctacttgcaaccacattccgttctttgttgagctcttgtgcacataaaatctgagagcaaatatatcaagcaagatcaatggagataggaagaatggagatcaaaaccctattggacatgtgatggtataatctttgtgatttcatgtgatttgcattgtcttaggtaatcttcgtatgttatggtggatctttgttgattgttaggctagggtttggtggttgaattcatttagcctttcaatattattattattgttatccattttcatcatatacacTATGATTTACCTAAAAGATCAATAGGAACATAAACATCGGTAAAAAGACAAATTTCTTTAGAATCCAAACAAGAGgcaaccatagaaatagaagagtTGCTAAAAATCTACCACCAAGGGACAATTTTCTAGGATCCCCAAAACAAGCCAAACAACCCAAACTACCATGTGTAGCAACACACTAACAAGCTCCATGGGACCAAATCTAACAAGCTCTGTTTTCAATACCTTCAACTATcaatttagtttcttgaataaaGATGATGTCAAGAAAATGAGAAGCAATCAAATCCTGaataaccttttgtctagggatgttttTCAAACCCCTCATATTCCATGATAAAACAATTATTTACGAGGATGGGAGAAATGGGAATTAGTGGGTTTCATTGATCCAGACTCAACCAAAGTATCCCCAATAATCTTCACCACCTCCTGGTTTGTCTTCCACCCACTCCTTGAATATTTCTCCAAAGGCCCCTTTTAAGGAATTTTGTTGTAGGTCTAAGCCTAGAGGAACCCTATTACTCTTCCTTGAATCCATGATCCCCTTTACTAAAGGAGAGATAAAAGCTACCAAAGCTACATCTTCTTTCAAGACTAAAGTCTCACTATGTTCTGACACAATTGAGACATTGGCAAGAGCATTTGTAGTCATCTACTCTACCATCTGATTCTCTATAGATAAGGCCAGATTATCATTTCCATTAGCTTCCTCAAATGTTACTCCCAAAAGTTTAGCACTTGGGGATAATTCAACTATAATTCCTTCCTCCTGAACCACATCATCCAAAAACTCAAACCGATTAAAGATCCTATCATTTTGTCTGTTCATCGAGGTTCTCTTCTAACCTCTCCCTTTATTGTAAGGTTTATCAGGAATGAAGCTCTCCTTGACAATAGTACCTTTAGATAAATTATCCTTCCCTTTATCCACTTTAGGGGCCTGTCTTGGAAGGGGCATTAGTGGATGACATGTTAGATCTAGGGCATCGCCTTTGTAAATTCTCATACTCATGAAAAATTCTACGTCTAAATGGCAGTGTCTCATAATCTAGCTATTGAATCTAAAAATAGGATCCAAGACAGGTTTCTACAAAATTTGGTAATGGGTTATTTAAAGCAAACTTCAATACAAATTCGAGCATAAGAAATTACCTTTAAGTCTTGAGTTTGAGTAACATGACCAATAGGCTTGCCTAATAGAAGACCAATGGAATGGAGAATGTCATCCTTCCAAGACTCTAAAGGATGGCTTGGGAGACAAACCCAAATTGACACTCTCAAAGGAAGATCCTCCATAGAGTTGGAAGCCAACATTCCAAGGCTTGACAAAGAGACCAACACGGTTAAAGAAATAAATCCCTCCTTCAAAGGCTTTATTTTTGTCAATCCTCCATGAGAAAACAACCAAAAAATAATTGTTGGTTGTAAGCATTATTCCAATGTCTCCTTCAGGGTTTCAAACCCGTCGAACCCAGGATTCTAAGGACAACAAAAAATGTTGTAGTCGTAGGAATTTATAGATGAGAGCATGATTGTTCCAGTAAGAAATATCATTCAAAATGACTTTCAACTGAATCACCAGGACAGGATACTCTTGGAATCTCTCTAAACACCCACTCACTTTCTTGATTTTTGGAAATCCCTTTGAAGAGGAAACACCGACATCACACTTCTCATTTAAATCATTATCCTTTGCATAAAGAGAATGAGAAGAATTTGAAACATCCATAGCTTTAAAGAGCAGTAGATCCGAAGAAACTCCAAGATTTGCCATGCAAATCCCCAAAGTCAAGAATATGAGCACAAAATACAAAGAACACCTTTCTTTACTAATTTAAAAAATCCAAACTACCAAAGCCTCGCCTGAAAATAAAACAATGTTGCAAAAAATAAACCCCACCCCAACTTCTGCAAAAGAACTCTCAACGAAAGACGTCTGTGAAAATAAAAGCAAGGGACCCCATTCCTTGATCACACTTCCATAAAATAACACCTACCACCCACCCTCAACGCAAGTAAATCCCATAGCAAAGAATAGGGCACAAGTGCCCTAGCTTCTGCGAATCAAACATAGAGCAATGCCTCCCTTCATCGCACTCGTTCTCCAACCAATTAATAACATTCTCAATCTTTGTTATCTTTAGTTATtctcataccaaggatttgttttGCTACATCCAAATCCTTCATAGTAAATGAGTTTAATATTTTTTCCTTAAGCTCATTTATATGTTGTATATTAGACTTGGCAAAAGCATTTCATCAGAATATAATAACATGATAATATAgctaccattatccaatctctcaaaataaacacaatgattagaatgacatatGTTGCAACATTGTTCACCcataaaattatcaaattttaaataccatttcaattatgctttcttcAAGCCATACAAGCTCTTTTTTAACCTGCACACTAagtccttacctttgacctcatatccctaaagttgttgcatataaatctcttcctccaaatctccatggaaaaAAGATGTTTATACATCTAATTGTTCAAAATATAGGTCTTGTGTAGCCATGAGACTTAAAATACCGTGAATTGGAGATATTTAACAACAAgggaaaatatttcatcaaaatcaataccctttttctatgtaaaacctttaaccacaaatctagctttatattgtTTCTTACCTCCATGTTCTTCCTTTAGTCTGTAAACCCATTTGTCTGGCAATGTTCTTTTACCTTGTGGTAATTCAACTAAGTCCCAAGTCTAGTTTAATATCAAATAGTCCATCTCCTCTTTGAttccttgctctgacttctttctAGTTTCAACTTGCATTGCTTATGCATAACTTTTGGGTACACCAAAATCAGTCAATAATACATAATATAAAGAGAGAGAGTATCGTTCAGGGGGTCTACTTATCCTAGTAGATCTTCTTGCAATATTTTGAGGAGCTTGTTCTTGTTTTGGTTGTTCATTATTTTTCAGCATTGATGGTATATATTAATGGGATTTCATCAAGCATAGTGTATTTTGTGTGTTCCTTTTCCTATTTCTTTTTTTGCAACTTGtatttatacatgaccttctcattggaTATGGCATCTCTACTCCTAATGATTCTATTATTTTCATCATCCCATTAACAACAACCAAAATCATTAGCTCCTTATCCAATAAAAGTACACTTGTTGGATTTTGCCTTAAGCATTGTTTTATTTTCTATGTCAATGTGCACAAATTCTTCACAATTGAAAGCTTTCAAAAAATAGTAGTTTACCTTTTTACCcatccatgcctcctttggaataccaccatttAAAGAACTTGAAGACCCTTTGTTTATTAAGTAAATAGGAATATCcacaacatctacccaaaattaTAAGAAAACCTGGCATGCAATCTCATACTCCTTGCATGCTCCATGATAATTCTATTCATTCTTTTAGACACACCATTTACTTGTGGTGTTCTTGGAACTTTTTTTTGTCTATGAAATTCATGGCATGAATAGTAACTATCAAACTATTTGCTGCAacattcacctccattatctgatctaagatattttAACTTATTTCATGTCTCATTCTCAAcaaaagctttccatttcttaatttATCAAATACATCAGATTTCCTGGGAATAAAATAAACCCAAATTTTCCTATTTACATAATCAATAAAAGCAACATAATAATAAGAGCCAAtgagagatgatacctgagttggTCCCCACACATCTAAATACACAAGCTCTAAATTTTTGCTCTTCTTTTTACTTCTAGACTTTGTGAAATGTAActcttttgttttccataaacacaATTTCCTCAAAAAATTTAATCAACTTTCTTTAAACCTAGCAATAAATTCCTAGAATGGAGACTCTTCATCCCCTTCTCACGTATATGCCCAAGTCTATTGTACCATAATGTTGTATTTTTTCTTGTGGAAGCTAGGGAAATAGAATAATCAAAATTACCAATGCACAATTAGAATCTACCTACTTTTTCCCCTTTTGGCATAATCAATGAGCCTTTGGTGACCTTCCTCAAATCGTCTGTTAATATAACTATGCAGCCTTCACTTTCTATTTATCATGTTGATACTAAATTTGTCAAATAAAAACACGTCTCACCTCTTTCAATGACCATTTATTTCTATTTAGTAATTTTATTTGTATGTTGCTCTTTCCAACAATTTTTCATGGTTCAACATCACCCAAATAAAATTGTCTGAAATAACCTTGATCATaatctcaaaaatattttttatgggtgtagcatgaaatgaagcccctaaaTTTAACACAAAAGAATCAGTAATGTTATGTAAAGAAagaattaaagcatcttgtaacacaTCACTTGCTACATTTGCTTCCTTGTGTTATTTTTACAATAACAATTAGATTAAGCATAAATCGACCAATATTTGAACAATTAACACAACAATATACCCTAGATAAAACCTCCTACTTGAGGGAGAAAAACCCGACAATAAGATCTCTTATATGACGAAATAAATCAATTACAATATGGATAACACAAAGCCAATTGTGAGGCCACTCGCAAGGCTAAATTAATTGCATCAATATAAATCGATCTCCTTGATATAATTATCAAACTGCTTTGTGAATTATGATGCGAATGAAGTCTTCGATCttcatttgtgtgtgtgtgtgtgtgtgtgtgtgtgtgtgtgtgtgtgtgtgtgtgagtagtGACTCTTATCAAGGGTTGTCCCTTTTCACGAGAGGGATGACATGGAGAGAGGTGATCATACGATGTGAAGGGATTTGTCCCGTAATTAAGTCGACCCAAATCATAAATGAGACAAGGTGGCGAAAAGTGCATGGGTGGTGATCATGGGCGGCAATCATGATGAAGTTTCCCACTGCTAAACACGTCAACACTCTCTCTTTAGCTAGGGAGATATTTTCTCAGATACtcatgtcatggagtctctcaacatgacactcACAATGGCTACAACCATTAGTGAAAGGAGTTAATCACGAAGTCTCTCAATGTGATATCATCATGGAGGCACTTAACATTatgtccatcatggctactcccatgtggaaATAAACATGTGTACAAGTGCCCATCACGAAGTCACTCAATGTGATGTCATCATGGACTCTCTCAACatgatgtccaccatggctactcccatgtggaaAACACAAGTATAAAGAAttcatcatggagtctctcaacatggcATCCACCATGgttactcccagagggtggaaagaACCACATCTCCGTCTCAGAGATGGACAAGGGCTTTGACCTCAAATTTATCCATCACAGAGAAAGATGCTTAAAGACAAGTCATAAAAAATCACTGATGTTGAGTCACCCTTTGAGCAAGGCCTTCATTATCCATAACTCCAAGATTGACTCGAAAGTACATAAACTTCACTCTGGAGcgaggcttggtgagaatatcaGCTCTCTATTCATCAGTGAAAATATATCTCAACTGGATAACTTTCCTCTAAACCATATCTATGATTTAATGGTAttttatctcaacatgttttgttctTTCATGAAACACTAGATTGACATATAGCTCCacacaactttgattgtcacagtGAATAGCAGTCGGCTCCACTAATTGTCCAAACACTCCTGCAAGGAGCTTTCAAAGCCACACTACTTCTCTAGTTGCTACACATGTTGCAATGTACTCAGCCTCTGCAGTACTAAGTGCTACAGAAGTCTGCTTCCTGTTGCACCAAGAAATCATGGCAGACCCAACAACAACCAGATTATCTCTTTCTGTCAGTTACACTCATGACCCAATTAGAATCAGTGTAACCTTGTAACTTTAGATCTGCACTGGAAATATCTCAAACCATATTAAACTATGCCATGCAAGCTCATTGAGATATGTTTTGCTGCAACTAGATGAATATGTCTTGGCTCACACAAACTGATTGAAATCATTCACTGCATAACAAATGTTAGGTCTAGTATTGACTATATACATCAATGAACCAATCAAGTGTCTGTGCATGGTAGGATCTACTAAATCTGAACTAGTTACAGACTCACTCAACttcttcaaatttgtttccataggtgtagacatggatTTGCAGTCCTTCATCCCAAATCTCTTTaagatatcaatggtgtatttcccttgacttagaataatttcattggGCCTTTTCCATACCTCCAATCCTAGAAAGTGATGCAtaagacctagatccttcatctcaaactcagaAGCTAACTCCTTCTTACATTtgtcaatgagatgatcttctctaGTAATAAATAAGTCATCAACACAAAGAACAAATATTAAAGCCTCGCCATCAATTACCTTGAAGTAGAGATTTGAATTTGCATCATTCTTGAAGAAGCCCAGGCCCATCAAATATCGATCAATCCTCTCATACCAAGCAAAAGGAGCCtacttgaggccatacaaagccttctttagTCTGCAAACATGAGACTCCTTCTCATGAATCACATAGCCACCAAGTTGCTcagtgtatacttcttcttcaatcactccattaagaaatgttgtctttacGTCCATCCGATGAAACTTCCATCTCTTTGCTCCTGCAATGGCAATAATAGTCCTAATGGATGTATAATGAGCAACTGGAGCAAATTTCTtctcataatctattccctctttctgagagaaTCCTCTAGCCACAAATCTTTCTTTGTACTTCTGAATACTTAAATCAGTTGCATGCTTgatcttgaaaaaccatttggaagatacaactgattttccttcAGGTCTTggaacaatgtcccaaacatcattcttgataatagattgatattcttcatccatagcatctctccaTACATGTTGACGTGAAGCTTCTCCAATAGTGAAAGGCTTAGAATCAATGAAGTGACTCATCAATGCCACATAGCCTAGAAACCTTTGTGGTCTCTTGCTTTCTCAAAAGGTGTCTCAAGGAGCTACATACTTTTCTGCCTCTTGTATAGTCCATCTAACCCATAGATGTCTCTTCCAACCTACAACAATGTCTCTCAGACCATCAATAGGTTCCAAGGGCTCAACGAGATCAATAGCCTCTACTGGTTCAGTAGACTCCCTTTGAATCTCAGGAGTATGATCAGTGTCCATGTCCTAAGAAGTCTCCTTTTCTTCATTATCTATCTCCATCTATGAACCTTTATATATTTTGAATGTAACATCTACTTCAAAAGAGACATCCCTGTAGATATCTTTATATTTATGTGCTTAAATATAAATATTGTAGGCTTTTGAAGATTCACTGTAACCCACAAATATTCTTTTCTTGCCAAATGGTTCTAACTTAGTTCTTTTATCTATAAGCACATGAATATAAacaggacaaccaaagattctcaaaTGACTAACCTCGGGTTTCACCCTTGTAAATGCTTCTTCGAGAGTCATATTTTCTAATATTCAATGAGGGTTTTGATTTTGAACATACACTGCATTTCTAGATTTTTCATCTCAAAGAAAGGTTTGTagatcttgatcatggatcatggctttgGCTACCTTGACTATAGATCTATTCTTCCTTTTTGCAACTTCTTTTGCTGAGGACTGtcaggaacacaaaactccctcttaatccctaccTTGATACAAAAGTTATGGAAACCTCCAGACGTGTATTCTCCTCCATTATTAGATCTCAAAA
This window harbors:
- the LOC131874984 gene encoding uncharacterized mitochondrial protein AtMg00810-like; this translates as MGLGFFKNDANSNLYFKVIDGEALIFVLCVDDLFITREDHLIDKCKKELASEFEMKDLGLMHHFLGLEVWKRPNEIILSQGKYTIDILKRFGMKDCKSMSTPMETNLKKLSESVTSSDLVDPTMHRHLIERDNLVVVGSAMISWCNRKQTSVALSTAEAEYIATCVATREVVWL